A genome region from Musa acuminata AAA Group cultivar baxijiao chromosome BXJ3-5, Cavendish_Baxijiao_AAA, whole genome shotgun sequence includes the following:
- the LOC135637794 gene encoding organelle RRM domain-containing protein 6, chloroplastic-like — protein sequence MALGRDLAAEERRLLGVLLPPSDPLHQALCLSFRTTEESLRNAFQNFGQLVEVNLVMDRIANRPRGFAFLRYATEEESKKAIEGMHGKFLDGRVIFVEVAKPRSDVRRASRQTPERYRS from the exons ATGGCCCTCGGCCGCGACCTTGCGGCGGAGGAGCGGCGGCTTCTCGGTGTCCTGCTGCCTCCCTCCGACCCCCTCCACCAAGCTTTAT GTCTTTCATTTCGTACAACTGAGGAAAGTCTTAGAAATGCTTTCCAAAATTTTGGTCAGCTTGTAGAAG TTAACCTGGTCATGGACAGAATAGCAAATAGGCCAAGAGGCTTTGCTTTTCTTCGTTATGCCACCGAAGAGGAATCCAAAAAGGCCATTGAGGGGATGCATGGAAAG TTCCTGGATGGGAGAGTCATTTTTGTAGAAGTTGCAAAACCAAGGTCAGACGTGCGCCGGGCTTCAAGACAAACTCCGGAGCGGTACCGATCGTGA
- the LOC135637793 gene encoding protein VACUOLELESS GAMETOPHYTES-like, with the protein MGRLGYEPRINHFSHPHPLELASLQQSLTPPTCAGCTFRASSWAYSCKACNYTLHISCAEMPQRIRHPADPQHSLTLLTVPAYKEGSFNCDACGHDGAGFSYHCEPCGVDLHSLCASMPLSVSHGAHEHPLSLVFSVPYENNGFSCDLCGGMGSNQWLYRCAMCEFDAHIGCATAKMLQAQPSPPPTLPRRHTVPRPRTLQQQTPYSVGVGMGVSNGVWQGGVPVGYPRMPGMNHAGRGRGSGGLITQVVRPRLRHQRGAADRAELDAKYIRGRRRRWRFGNGRRIWSR; encoded by the coding sequence ATGGGAAGATTGGGCTATGAACCACGGATCAACCATTTCAGCCACCCCCACCCCTTGGAGCTCGCATCTCTGCAACAGTCGCTCACCCCGCCGACGTGCGCCGGCTGTACCTTTCGTGCCTCCAGCTGGGCTTACTCGTGCAAGGCCTGCAACTACACCCTCCACATCTCCTGCGCCGAGATGCCGCAGCGCATCCGCCACCCGGCGGACCCCCAACACAGCCTCACCCTCCTCACCGTCCCCGCCTACAAAGAGGGCTCCTTCAACTGTGACGCGTGCGGCCACGACGGCGCCGGCTTCTCGTACCACTGCGAACCATGCGGCGTCGACCTGCACAGCTTGTGCGCCTCCATGCCGCTCTCCGTCAGCCATGGCGCCCACGAGCACCCCCTCAGCCTCGTCTTCTCCGTTCCTTACGAGAATAATGGGTTCTCGTGTGACCTGTGCGGGGGGATGGGCTCGAACCAGTGGCTCTACCGCTGCGCCATGTGCGAGTTTGATGCCCACATTGGGTGTGCGACGGCGAAGATGTTGCAGGCTCAGCCAAGCCCGCCGCCAACGCTGCCGCGGCGACACACGGTGCCACGACCGCGAACACTGCAGCAGCAGACCCCTTACTCGGTGGGAGTGGGCATGGGGGTGAGCAACGGAGTTTGGCAAGGTGGTGTTCCGGTGGGCTACCCGCGGATGCCGGGAATGAACCATGCAGGGAGAGGAAGGGGTAGCGGTGGTCTGATAACCCAGGTGGTCCGTCCGAGGCTTCGTCACCAGCGCGGCGCAGCAGATAGGGCAGAGCTTGATGCAAAATATATTCGAGGGCGGAGGCGGCGATGGAGGTTCGGCAATGGACGCAGGATCTGGAGTCGATGA